GCTTGAACCCGTATCATACGGGTTTACTCGCAAGAGCCGGATCACCGATTTAAACCCATTAAATCTTTTCTTTCTAATTTCTGGGCCTATGAATCCAAGTCCATGAACCTCTATTAAACCGCTGATGCGGATGCTCTTAGTATCTTTAAATTCAAGGCTCTCAGTTCGTGATAACAATATCTTTGTGAGATTCTATGCATTGGGAAACACAGTGTGCAAGGAAAATATGTGGTTTAAATTCTCCCACTTGCGTACCTAAGAAAGAACAGAATGCTATACTATCCCCCACCATAGCTAGGTAACTTAAGACCATGTTTATCCCTAAAAATCCATTTGagtttcttagattttttttatctaaaaaaaaaaattaaaaagcaaaccaatcgcggaccgccacgaATCAGTGGAGCCCGCGAACAGTGTAAAAAACTCACTAAAATCGGTtcttaattagtagtttttgtaaccgATTCTTAAGGGTTTTGTGGGGGTCCACGCACTAAGAACATCACTAAAGACTCcggataaacatgctctaaatGTTTTTCCGCACCATGtgcaataaatttttttaaaatctaacttatatttaaaaataaattttattaaatattatagattttactattttcttattaatatttaatatagatttgatatatattaaatcaatttgtataaaactaataaaaatgatataacattgtataattatcaaaaatttagcctaaacaatatttataaaatttgtaggtatacaaaaaactaatgattttacgattagatatttaaattttttaaaaattgtagaaatttttgaaaactttagaaattatttagattttttttatatctaacGATCAATAAAAATTGACAAGTTAACATGGGCGGACAAGATCGTTTTTGCTGAGTAATTCAATTGCTCGAGtcttgtattttttattatggATGAGGTTGTGGCGTGCGACAAGTAGAAAACATCGGGTGATCGGAGATTTGTTGGGATTTGGGATCGGGTTTTAAAGGTAAGGTTTGATGAATACATTCCCCGTCCCCCATGACTTGGATCTtaattatggttttatttttattttttttcaaccaattaattatggttttattatgcgtggggggggggaggggggggggggggggtttggaGTGTTAGGAAAATTTTATATGATAGTAATTTGGGAAATTAATCATTACAAGTTGGGCCTAAAATTATAGGAAACAGAGGCAGATCGTAGCCCAGTTGACAGCCCAGACGGTGGCGCTAGGCAAATAACAGTGATTTATAATAAGACGACCAAAGGGGAAAACAGATATCGagaaaaaccctaaaatttgAATAGCGGGGAGAGTTGGAAAGAGGATGCCGAAGACGAGGAGGATGAGCGATCTTCCGCAGGAATTGGTTGGGGAGAAGATACTGACGAAGGTTCCGATAACATCAGTGAAGGAGGTTCGATCTACTTGCAAAAAATGGGAGGCAATAACCAAAAGCTGGGTGGTTTTGGGtaaagcagcagcagcagcagcagcagcagggCCGCATGAGTTTCTGGGGTTCATGACGATGAATGCCAAGGTCTACTCTCTGAGGTTCCATCTccgcgaagaagaagaagaagatttggtTGTTGATGTGTCGGCAAAGCAGGTAGATTTGCTTAATCAGTTGGAGATATCAAAGGTATATCACTGCGATGGGTTGGTGTTATGCGTGGCTACGGACCACTCGAAGCTGGTGGTGTGGAACCCTTACCTGTGTCAAACAAGGTTGATCGGACCGAGAGAAAACTTCAACATAAGAGACAATTACGCCATCGGatactcctcctcctcctcagagCGCGACCACAAAATCCTGAGGTTTGTGGATGATTACAGTGCCCCTGGACCAACACGCGTTTTCAGGTGCGAAATCTATGGAATTAGCTCTGATTCATGGAGAGTCCTCAAGCCCAAGCCCGAGTGGAAGATACAGATAAATGAGCATCACCGAGGCGTGTCTGTCAAGGGAAACACCTACTTTTTTGCTCACGAGAGGTTTGTTGTTATAGATGACTTTGGCGGAAGGGACTGCGAGGTGGAAGATTTCTTACTCTGTTTTGATTTTACCAAAGAGAGGTTTGGACCACGCCTCCCTCTTCCTTTTCACTCTTACAATGAAGACTGCGTCACCCTCTCAAACGTTAGAGATGACCAGCTTGCGGTCCTGTTTGGTGCTTTTGAATCTGACAGTTTTGAGATTTGGGTTACCCTTACTGTTGAGCCCGACCATGTGTCCTGGAGCAAGTTTTTGCTAGTGGAACCGGGGCCTGCTTTGAAGTTTAAGCTTAATGATTATTTTGGTGGGAGCTTCTTTGTTGATGAGGAAAACAAAGTTGCTGTGGTGTTTGAAATATCTGATCCTCATCAACACACCGCTTTTGTCTTTGGACAAGCCGGCTACATCCAATCTGTGAATCTCGGACAAGTTACCAAAATCCAATACCTTTGCCCCTATACCACAAAGCACCTTGAAGCCCTTCTTCCTCCACTTGTTTGCTCTTCCTCTTACCGTCCAAGCTTAATGCAAGTCAAGCGAACCCCTCTGCACAAAAGGAAACGCCACCTGCTCAGGGGTAAGTCTAAGTTTATTATTACGATTCAGAATTGCCATTACCTATTCTGAATGTTTGATTTTCACAACTTTGCAGGTTAAAATTGAGCATGTTAATCTGCAGTCCAAGTTTGGTTGTGATCGCAGTTCCGTCTATCTAATCTCTTTTTGTCTCTAAGACTCTTGTGTTTAAACTCTTGTAGTGTTTTTGACATTGCCCCTATGTTTTCCATGGTCTATCTTGTGTTTGTCTTATCCTAAATACCGCtcatatttagaaattttaactCGAATTTCAAAATGATAACATAACCTTTGTCGAGTcctttttattacaaaaattgattttactaCCTACACTCCTAGTACGTTCAAGTAGTTGTAAACTCTTATCAACTCCCACCACAACGaaacattattttgaaaattatatgttCTTGATTTAaacaactttttattttctttcaattAACCATTGGATCAAGAACAAGATGGATCCAAAGCTGTTGTTCTGTTTGCCCACAAGGAGATGCATTGTTTAACCCTCTTAATACTATGTTTATTCAAATGGCTTGCATTCTCGTCTTCTCTCATCTCAGCTGCTCTTTCTCCTTCTCAAACCATGTGGTCAAGCTCACGCAACACCTTATTTTTAGGacctttttaaaattaatgttatctgttttttttcttccaggCTGGGATTGTGTTGAGCCCTGCTCTGCTCTCAAGAATCCCTAAAGTTAAACAACTCTTCCTCCAGAAAGATGCAGCATCTTTCTTCTCATTCGCTTTGTGAACATCTTTCATGTTCTTGAATTCGATCTACCATTAGCCTCTATGGTGTCTTGTGGTCTCCTCAGCCTCGCCTTCTTCTATCTCCTCAAACCTTTATTACAAATCAAAGAGAACTAACTTCACCTTCTTCTTGGTTCTGTTCATTACCTTGTCTAACACGGCGTGTCCTCCGTTCAATAGCTGATTGGAAACTCAACACATCTGAGATTGGACGGTTGACTATCTCCTGTGCATTGCTCAATGAATTAACAAACGTGGTGGTCTACACACTATAATCATCGCGGTCATATCTCCTCATGGTTCCTTGATTGGTGATCTCTTCCTATTTATTTTCGTGACATGATCCCTAAAGAGAAATACCTATCAAAAGCTGAAATATCACTTTCATGGTGACATGTGTCGATGCACATGCAAATTTGAAATTCCTGATGGTCTAGTCTCACCTACTTTAATAGTCTAGAGATATCCATTTCCAAAACCTTTAGAAAAATCCATTTTATACCAATCAGATAATAGAAACAGATAATTACGTAATTGACTAAAACCTTTTTAAAAGTAAACATTTCGGACCCACGAAAACACACGCTTCCTCGCCAGCGACGCCTTTCACGTTTCCGTTTCCGTTTCCGTTTCACCAAACGTAACATATAACATAATACTACGAAACTTGCTTTGATCCATCGAGAGAGATTCGCAGTGATGGCGTTTTGGAGGCTGAGCTCTGGAGACGCCACGGGTTTCAAGTTCCTCTTCTCAATCGCTTCCCTCTACGCTCTTATGGTGGCGATTGCTTACTGCGTCCTCCACATGAAACACATCTCCCCGCTCCCCTTCGACGCGCCTCTGGATCGATTCTCCGAAGTCAGAGCCGTCGAACACATCCGCGTCTTGGCCGAGGAGATCGACGGTCGCCAGGTGATTCGGCGTCGTTTTACTCTTAACAAactccttttcttcttcttctactgaTTATAATCCTTAATTGGTTTCTGTTAGGAGGGACGACCTGGGCTTAGAGAAGCGGCAACGTACATTAAATCTCAGTTGGAGATGGTGAAGGAGAGAGCTGGGCCTAATCTAAGGTGACTGAATCAGAGATATCACGAGTTGTTTAATGAATGCTGAGATTTGTCACTTCACATGCACTCAACTAATAGTATATTAATTGGTTTCAGCGTTATCAAAAagaatgttctttttttttttattgatcgGAGATGAAAAATTGAATGCTTGTTGTTGTGTAGAGTTGAGGTGGAGGAGACGCAGGTGGATGGCTCCTTTAGCATGATGTTTCTTGGCCACAGCATTTCACTTGGTTACAGAAACCACACTAATATACTTATGCGGTATTCTTTTCTTAATCCCCAAAGTATTATTCTTTACTATTGAATTTTGTTCTAGCCAAAATTGCAGTTACTGTTTGCTGGTAAAGGCAATCTATGTACAGTTTTTTGGGGGGTTCTTTAGTCTGACTGAGAATGTTGAGGAAATCAAGGTCTATTGTGTTAGACTTTCTGGTTTGTATTTATTGTTCAGGAGGCCTTCCTTGTTTGTGTTACTATTTTATTCAGTCATCAATAGTCTGCAACATTGAATGGTTGTGTCCCCACTTATTAATGCTTAAGCATTTGACCAATTTTATTTTCCTTGCAGTATTTCGTCGATGCATTCTCTTGACACCGATGCATCTGTATTGATGAATGCACATTTTGACAGTCCTGTCAACTCCCCTGGAGCTGGTGACTGTGCGTCATGTGTAGGTGCGTTTGGTACATTTCTTTAGTTCTAGGCCAATATATCatggttgtgttttttttttctatttgcaGCATCACTGCTTGAAGTAGCTAGACTGGTAGTAGATTCAGGCTGGGCCCCGCCTCAACCTATAATTTTTCTCTTCAACGGTGCTGAAGAGCTTTTTATGCTGGTAAAACATTTATGGTGCTTAGTACTGTTTCACATGGgatattgttttatttggtaAATAGGATGAAGTTTATACCATAGTCAAGGTGCTGAAATTAAGCTTAATACTTTACATGGTTGTGTGGCTTTTTGTCGTTTGTTTAGGGCTCACACGGCTTCATGACGCAGCATAAGCTGAAAGACACCATTGGAGCTTTTGTAAACGTGGAAGCTTCTGGGACAGGGGGTATTGGTAAGATCTGATCTACGTTTTATTAGTATTCCCTAAGACATGTCTGTGAAAGTATTAATGAATAATGCCTTTTTACTTATGGCAAGTTCCTTTCCCTGCTAATCTATTCCTCTACATGAAAATGATGTTCTTAAGTTTGATCTTCTCTTTAGCTTCTGTGAtgactgaaacaaaaaaaaaaagcttatctTTAAACATGTGTCTAGACCACTGCCTTGAACATGTAGAAAAGCTTCTCTTACTACATCCTGTCTCTAGAAATTAATGCATACACATTCGTTATCCTTTAGACACTAGGAAATATGTGTATCAGGTTCAAGTCTTTGCTTGTCAGTGAGTaattgttttgaagtttttattGTGCTAATTGCTCGTACATTTGACTTGATGTTGATGGTTGACAGATCTGGTCTGCCAATCAGGACCTGGATCGTGGCCTTCCAATGTCTACTCTCAAGCAGCAATGCATCCAATGGCGCAGAGTTCTGCACAGGTCTCTCTCTCCCACTCTTTTGCCCTATGATAGACATGCACGCTCACACACAAAtctgctcttttttttttccaagtgATAGTCGGTTCAGTGATATACTGTGTCCTACCATTTTGTTTCGTGTTCATCTGCATCACTGACTGTAAGTTGTTCTGTGAAATTCCCCAGGATGTTTTCCCTGTAATTCCCGGAGACACCGATTACAGAATGTTTGCAGAAGATTATGGCGACATTCCCGGGCTAGACATTATCTTTCTTCGAGGCGGTTACTACTACCATACTTCCTTTGATACAGTTGACAGAATATTGTATGCATCATTTtggtatatataattatggttGTACTTTTCCTTactattgtttattatttagtaCCCCTCGTTTCACAGACTATCTTTAAACCAGACCTGGAAGCATGCAAGCACGTGGAGAAAACTTAATCAGTATACTTAAAGCCTTCACGAGTTCTTCTAAGCTGAAGGTTGCTAGCGAAAGAAAGTCGCTTGACATGGATGCTAACAGGGACATGGTTGAAAGAGCTGTTTTCTTTGATTACTTAACACTGTTCATGGTGGGTGCTTTTGActctgttcatcatttttttatagCTTGTTTACAGTCTCTTGACAAGCTGAAATCACGAAATCTATCAGGTGTATTATCCAAGAAGAGTGGCCATGGTACTGCACAACATTCCAGCCGCGTTGTTCTTTTTTGCTCCCATCTTCTTGTATATGCGGGACCCTGGGATACACCCTTTGTTATCAATCTTCTGGGCATTTTCGAAAGGTAAAAAATTTGCAGTcgattattttcttaatctgttTTGTTATCATGTATTCTTCTCCCACTTGCGAGATGTTTTGGAGATTGAACATTTTTAATCGTTGCCTGATAGGAGTTATACAACATACCGCTGGGATTTTACTTGGCGTCATATTCCCAGTTCTCTTTTCAGTCATCAGATTGTTCTTTGCTTATCCCATGAGCTGGTTGGTTTTGTATACATTGTTACGTTTTTCCACATTTTATTAATGCTAAATAGAGGTGTCGAGAATGTTGATATTTTATTGGTAGGGGAGACTTACTATACTTGTTCTGGAAATGCAGGTTTGCTCATTTATACTTAGCTTTCTTGATGTTCATCCCCTGTTCATTTTTTGGTCTTTTACTTCCAAGAACTATCTCTGATCGCGTCTCACCTTGTCATGGTGTTTCATCTAAGAAGATTATGAAAGTTGTAAAGTCCTTATTCTTCCTCTTGGCTCATTCGCGTCCCTGTCTATTACtagaaaatgatttttaacTATGTTCTTGTAGGAAACATCTGATGAAGCGAGGTTTTGGGGAGCATTTGGGCTCTACGCTTTTGTTACTTCGGTATGCACCTTTGTTCGATCAGTTTAGTTTACACGTTAcctcaaaattttgttatttgttaGGCTGATCCATGACTAACAGGATAAACGTTTTCAGGCATATTTCTTCGCTGGATTAAATGGAGGATTCATGACATTTGTAATCTGCATTTCTATGCTACTGGGGTGGATTGCTTTCTGTTTATCTGTCAAGTCATATGGCCATGATTCAATTAAGTAAGACTTCTAGCCTTTCACTGAACTACGAGTGTTGTACCTAACAgtatttaacttatgtaacgtTGAGATTGAGAATAAATTTaacttgaaaattttcgcggcACAGGACAAAAATTCTTTAGCCAATAAGACCCATGTTCATAATTtataaacttgatttaaacaGCAGTCTAGATTCCCACCTCTGATACTTTTTCTCGGTATATGTTTTCTAGACGACATATCTTTCTTTTAAACTTTTGTGTGATAAAAGTTCATCTCATCCAGGTCTCCCATGTTTTATGTGATAGCCCTTGTTCCCTGCCTTCTATATTCTGTCTATTTTAGTGGTATTCTTGCACTACTTCTGATTGAGAAGACAGGAATGATGGGAGCAGTTCCACCACCGTATGGTTAGTTTTCACTGAACTCGATTCTTTCCGAAAGCATCTCTTGTTTCAGCTTATCGATTCACGGCATTTGAGAAGGCCTGTTGCAATTGCAAGTCAGTGCTAAGATAATTTCTGTACACGATCTCGCTTTGCAGGTTTTTATCTTGCAGATGTAGCAGTAGCTGCGGTCACTGGAATTGTCACTGGCTTGTGTGTGGGCCCAATAATACCAATTTGTGGTCGTTGGCTAGCCAAAGCTTCGATCTTGAAATTCCTGCTACATTTCACTGTGGTTATGTTGGCTTTATCATCACAGCTCTTTCCTTATAGCAAAGATGCGCCGAAGAGAGTTATACTGCAACACACATTCTTCTCTGCGGGTAGCCTCTACTCACCCAATATGGATCTGCTATCCTTTTTTGGCGTTATTGATGTAAACCTTCTCTTACTGAATCGaagtaaattttctaaatgtgCCTTATATAGGTGGAAATGAAATCACAGGTTCAAGTTACGATTTAGCCGTCATTGATTCAAATTCGATGGAGTTCGTTTTTAAACATGCTCCGGAGGTGGCAGAGAAACTTCATGCCGGCCCTTCTTTTTCATTGGGAAACGCTGAAGTGTCTCCTCAAGAAGCTTGGCTGGTACGTTAGTTAGACTCCCTCCTCTCTTACGTACTGTAGACAGGATAGTAAGGTGTATTCAGCTTGGAGTTAAAGAATTGAATGGTATCTGCAGGCACTTTTCCCTATTTCTTGTGTAGTAACAACAAACGGGAGGTTCCCTGCCAAAGCCAACAAGATTTTGGAACGATATAGCCAATTACCGCACTTAAAAACTGATAAACCGCCAACAACATTTGATAACGGAACTCGCAGGGTTCATCTG
This Brassica napus cultivar Da-Ae chromosome C6, Da-Ae, whole genome shotgun sequence DNA region includes the following protein-coding sequences:
- the LOC106405831 gene encoding F-box/kelch-repeat protein At1g24800, which translates into the protein MPKTRRMSDLPQELVGEKILTKVPITSVKEVRSTCKKWEAITKSWVVLGKAAAAAAAAGPHEFLGFMTMNAKVYSLRFHLREEEEEDLVVDVSAKQVDLLNQLEISKVYHCDGLVLCVATDHSKLVVWNPYLCQTRLIGPRENFNIRDNYAIGYSSSSSERDHKILRFVDDYSAPGPTRVFRCEIYGISSDSWRVLKPKPEWKIQINEHHRGVSVKGNTYFFAHERFVVIDDFGGRDCEVEDFLLCFDFTKERFGPRLPLPFHSYNEDCVTLSNVRDDQLAVLFGAFESDSFEIWVTLTVEPDHVSWSKFLLVEPGPALKFKLNDYFGGSFFVDEENKVAVVFEISDPHQHTAFVFGQAGYIQSVNLGQVTKIQYLCPYTTKHLEALLPPLVCSSSYRPSLMQVKRTPLHKRKRHLLRG
- the LOC106405830 gene encoding endoplasmic reticulum metallopeptidase 1, giving the protein MAFWRLSSGDATGFKFLFSIASLYALMVAIAYCVLHMKHISPLPFDAPLDRFSEVRAVEHIRVLAEEIDGRQEGRPGLREAATYIKSQLEMVKERAGPNLRVEVEETQVDGSFSMMFLGHSISLGYRNHTNILMRISSMHSLDTDASVLMNAHFDSPVNSPGAGDCASCVASLLEVARLVVDSGWAPPQPIIFLFNGAEELFMLGSHGFMTQHKLKDTIGAFVNVEASGTGGIDLVCQSGPGSWPSNVYSQAAMHPMAQSSAQDVFPVIPGDTDYRMFAEDYGDIPGLDIIFLRGGYYYHTSFDTVDRILPGSMQARGENLISILKAFTSSSKLKVASERKSLDMDANRDMVERAVFFDYLTLFMVYYPRRVAMVLHNIPAALFFFAPIFLYMRDPGIHPLLSIFWAFSKGVIQHTAGILLGVIFPVLFSVIRLFFAYPMSWFAHLYLAFLMFIPCSFFGLLLPRTISDRVSPCHGVSSKKIMKVETSDEARFWGAFGLYAFVTSAYFFAGLNGGFMTFVICISMLLGWIAFCLSVKSYGHDSIKSPMFYVIALVPCLLYSVYFSGILALLLIEKTGMMGAVPPPYGFYLADVAVAAVTGIVTGLCVGPIIPICGRWLAKASILKFLLHFTVVMLALSSQLFPYSKDAPKRVILQHTFFSAGGNEITGSSYDLAVIDSNSMEFVFKHAPEVAEKLHAGPSFSLGNAEVSPQEAWLALFPISCVVTTNGRFPAKANKILERYSQLPHLKTDKPPTTFDNGTRRVHLELSLGSLEEIWVSVLNVTGPLSRWSFADGKPPAPELPSGGPPSYILRLSGNSSEKWIFWLEANKEEELRVDLAVLDQRVDEETRHLKSLFPGWSDVIAYSSFLSTYSF